In a single window of the Osmerus eperlanus chromosome 2, fOsmEpe2.1, whole genome shotgun sequence genome:
- the cdip1 gene encoding cell death-inducing p53-target protein 1 — protein MSSDPPPPYSGGPSAPLVEEKNGQPVGQPAASAEAPITVGPPQGQPLPPDYGPPPYEASLQPGFLPPHVPGDGPMPMPILSPHGGFHAPPGHFVHPPPGHFGPGPVQFGPGPVQFGPVPGQFGPGPGQFGPGFGPGPGHFYEGHATTVLSPQAAGARVTVLHGEIFQSLPVQTVCSHCHQAIVTRISYDVGLMNTLFCLFCFCVGCDLGCCLIPCLIDDLKDVTHTCPNCKGHIYTYKRIC, from the exons ATGTCaagtgacccccctcccccctactctgGGGGCCCCAGTGCCCCTCTCGTGGAGGAGAAGAATGGACAACCTGTCGGACAGCCTGCAGCCTCGG CTGAAGCTCCTATAACTGTGGGTCCTCCCCAGGGACAGCCGCTACCACCAGACTATGGTCCTCCACCCTATGAGGCCAGCCTACAGCCAGGCTTCCTGCCCCCACACGTCCCAGGTGATGGGCCCATGCCAATGCCCATTTTGTCACCACACG GTGGCTTCCATGCTCCTCCTGGTCACTTTGTCCATCCACCACCAGGTCATTTTGGCCCTGGGCCGGTTCAGTTTGGCCCTGGGCCTGTTCAGTTCGGCCCTGTGCCTGGTCAGTTTGGCCCTGGGCCTGGTCAGTTTGGCCCTGGGTTTGGCCCTGGGCCTGGCCACTTTTATGAAGGACATGCCACCACCGTCCTGTCACCTCAAGCCGCAGGCGCCAGAGTCACCGTCCTGCATGGGGAGATTTTCCAGTCCTTGCCCGTGCAGACTGTGTGTTCACACTGCCATCAGGCTATTGTCACCCGCATCTCTTACGACGTCGGCTTGATGAACACACTCTTCTGCCTCTTCTGCTTCTGTGTGGG GTGTGATCTGGGATGCTGCTTGATTCCCTGTCTGATTGATGACCTCAAGGATGTGACGCACACCTGCCCCAACTGCAAAGGCCACATCTACACATACAAGCGTATATGCTAA
- the polr3k gene encoding DNA-directed RNA polymerase III subunit RPC10: MLLFCPTCGNVLIVEEGQKCYRFACNTCPYVHNITRKVNNRKYPKLKEVDDVLGGAKAWENVDSTPEKCPKCEHPRAYFMQIQTRSADEPMTTFYKCCNIQCGHRWRD; this comes from the exons ATGCTGCTATTTTGTCCGACATGTGGAAATGTGTTGATTGTCGAAGAAGGTCAGAAGTGTTACCGATTCGCCTGTAATACATGTCCCTATGTTCATAACATCACCAGGAAG GTAAACAACAGAAAATATCCCAAACTAAAAGAGGTTGACGATGTGCTTGGTGGTGCTAAAGCCTGGGAAAACGTTGACTCCACACCAG AAAAATGTCCGAAGTGTGAACACCCCCGTGCCTACTTCATGCAAATCCAGACCAGATCAGCTGATGAACCAATGACAACCTTTTATAAATGCTGCAATATCCAGTGTGGACATCGATGGAGAGATTAA
- the snrnp25 gene encoding U11/U12 small nuclear ribonucleoprotein 25 kDa protein, translating into MGDNIPCSQLDERPPVEKEDSEQVDEKISQIVEDTPSEEEDEEALPHSEILDIFEEGLARLVQDPLLCDLPIQVTLEEINSQIALEYGQAMTVRILKADGEVMPIVVVQNATVLDLKKAICRFMELKQQREGGVKYISWRYVWRTFHLMFQGEKLEDDKTKLKDYGIRNRDEVTFMKRLRKK; encoded by the exons ATGGGAGATAATATCCCGTGCTCCCAGCTAGATGAGAGACCGCCTGTTGAAAAGGAAGATTCTGAACAGGTAGATGAAAAGATCAGTCAAATAGTAGAGGATACACCgtcagaagaggaggatgaagaagcACTGCCACACTCAGAAATACTGGACATCTTTGAAGAGGGGCTGGCACGGCTTGTGCAGGACCCTCTGCTTTGTGACCTGCCAATTCAG GTAACTCTAGAAGAGATCAATTCACAAATAGCTTTGGAGTATGGTCAGGCCATGACTGTCCGAATATTAAAAGCTGATGGTGAAGTGATGC CCATAGTTGTGGTGCAAAATGCAACAGTACTGGATTTGAAGAAGGCCATCTGCAGATTCATGGAGCTCAaacagcagagggagggaggagtgaaatACATTAGCTG GAGGTATGTTTGGAGAACATTTCATTTAATGTTCCAAGGGGAGAAGCTTGAGGATGACAAAACAAAACTAAAAGA CTATGGAATCAGGAACAGAGATGAAGTGACATTCATGAAGAGGCTGAGGAAGAAATGA